ATTTTGTTCTAAAAAACAAAAATAAAAAAATAAAAAAATGATGATACACCCGGTAAGTTGTTATATAATAGATTTGCTATTTATAAAATATAGCCGTTAAAAATTGTTAAATATATTATTCAAATAATATGAAAGGAAGCAAAAATGCCAACAACTAATCAATTAGTTACAAATGGTCGTAGCTCAAAAATTAAAAAACAAAACGCTCCTGCTTTAAGCGTTAGCTACAACTCATTAGAAAAAAAAGTTAAAAAAATGGCATCACCATTTAAACGTGGTGTATGTACTCGTGTTGCAACAATGACACCTAAAAAACCTAACTCAGCTTTACGTAAATATGCTCGTGTTAAGTTATCAAACGGTATGGAAGTTACAGCATACATTCCAGGAGAAGGACACAACTTACAAGAACACTCTGTAGTTTTAATTCGTGGTGGTCGTGTAAAAGACTTACCTGGGGTTAGATACCACATCGTTCGTGGAACACAAGATGCTGCCGGGGTTTCAAAACGTAACCAAGGTCGTAGTTTATACGGTGCTAAAAAACCAAAACAATAATAAAAGCATAATTAATTATTAATTTATAAAACAAACACACAAAATAAGTAAAAAAATAGGAGGACTTATGTCAAGAAAGAAAAGTGCGCCAATTCGTGAAGTGCTTGCAGATCCAGTTTTTAATTCTGTTATCGTTACAAAATTAATCAACCAAATTATGCTTGATGGTAAAAAATCTATCGCTCAAGACATCTTATATTCTGCATTCAACATCATTAAAGAAAAAACTCAAAGAGAACCAATGGAAGTGTTTTTAGAAGCAGTTGAAAACATTACACCACAACTTGAAATTAGAACAAGAAGAATCGGGGGAACAAACTACCAAGTTCCTACTGAAGTTTCTCCTCGTAGAAAACAAACATTATCACTTAGATGATTAGTTCAATACGCTAGATTAAGAAACGAAAAAACAATGGACCTTCGTTTAGCTAACGAAATCATTGATGCATCAAACAAAACAGGTGGAGCTATCAAAAAACGTGAAGATACACATAAAATGGCTGAAGCTAACCGTGCTTTCGCTCACTTTAGATGATAATCTTCATATAGGATATTATGGCTAGAGAATATTTATTAAAAGATTACCGTAACATCGGTATTATGGCCCACATTGATGCAGGGAAAACAACAACAACAGAAAGAATCTTATTCCACACAGGAAAAATTCACAAAATTGGTGAAACACACGACGGTGCTTCACAAATGGACTGAATGGCTCAAGAACAAGAACGTGGGATTACAATTACATCAGCTGCTACAACAGCATTCTGAAAAGGTAAAAGAATTAACATTATCGATACTCCAGGTCACGTTGACTTCACAGTTGAGGTAGAACGTTCACTTCGTGTACTTGATGGTGCAGTTGCTGTTCTTGATGCTCAATCAGGAGTTGAGCCTCAAACAGAAACAGTTTGAAGACAAGCAACAAACTACAAAGTTCCACGTATCGTTTACGTAAACAAAATGGATAAAGCTGGAGCAGACTTTGCTGCATCAGTTGCATCAGTTAAACAACGTTTAGGTGGAAACGCAGTTGCTATTCAATGACCAATTGGAGCTGAATCAGATTTCCAAGGTCTTATCGACTTAGTAACATTACAAGCATTTAGATACAATGGTG
The nucleotide sequence above comes from Mycoplasma sp. Pen4. Encoded proteins:
- the rpsG gene encoding 30S ribosomal protein S7, which encodes MSRKKSAPIREVLADPVFNSVIVTKLINQIMLDGKKSIAQDILYSAFNIIKEKTQREPMEVFLEAVENITPQLEIRTRRIGGTNYQVPTEVSPRRKQTLSLRWLVQYARLRNEKTMDLRLANEIIDASNKTGGAIKKREDTHKMAEANRAFAHFRW
- the rpsL gene encoding 30S ribosomal protein S12, which gives rise to MPTTNQLVTNGRSSKIKKQNAPALSVSYNSLEKKVKKMASPFKRGVCTRVATMTPKKPNSALRKYARVKLSNGMEVTAYIPGEGHNLQEHSVVLIRGGRVKDLPGVRYHIVRGTQDAAGVSKRNQGRSLYGAKKPKQ